One window from the genome of Magnolia sinica isolate HGM2019 chromosome 4, MsV1, whole genome shotgun sequence encodes:
- the LOC131242895 gene encoding pentatricopeptide repeat-containing protein At4g13650-like — protein MKRIKLSLNYKSFKFKFFIPFNSSHQLHTSKPSSLSADISKGNDQTALSSLLILSSKTKSLLLGNQIHAQIIKSGLSKHTYSQNNLISMYSKCGVLGHALRAFDEMPERNLVSWTSIMSGAVQSGELEIGLELFLEMMEDGFRPNEFGFSSVLRACANAEAIEFGSCVHCLALKMGIEMNLFVGSLLLHMYAKCGDVEAAKCVFGCMSDRDVACWNAMVGGYAINGYSFEVMELVSFMHRNGLVMDEFTFINALKGCSISGDLSFGLQIHGLIIHNEVEFSSSVMNSLINLYFKAGRKDWALMLFNSMQQRDVVSWNTVIAGFAQDENVREVVCFFSKMVSTGLKPNQITLSILFRFCGAVGDLFLGFQFYCLAYRLGFLNDALVGNSLIDMFSRCGDIENASFIFESLPTRNVITWNEMIVGCNLNGCSIEALQLFRNLRGLGIEVDEITCSSILGACSRHEHQEIGRQIHAGIIKSGFDSHCFVCCSLINAYARIGWVDDSFKIFCSIDVLDLASWGAMISAFSQEGCSYEALVLLNRLRETGEKPDEFILGSTLNACANIAAFNQSKCIHLYVVKTGFEKHLCIASAIIDAYAKCGDIDSSRKAFVQLSRDNDAILFNTMITAYAQHGLITEAIGLFEKMKRVNLRPNHATFVSVISACSHLGLVDQGRKFFDSISSDYGMHPSAENFACLVDLLARSGFVEEAKEVIEDMPFEPWAAVWRSLLSGCRINGNRELGELAAEQLLHLMPDNDATYVLLSKVYAEEGCWEDVAKVRRTMKERGVMKEPGYSWIEI, from the coding sequence ATGAAAAGAATCAAACTCTCTCTAAACTACAaatcattcaaattcaaattcttcATCCCTTTTAACTCTTCCCATCAGCTCCACACTTCAAAACCCTCGTCACTTTCTGCTGACATCTCAAAAGGAAATGACCAAACTGCCCTTTCATCTCTTCTCATCCTCTCTTCAAAAACCAAATCACTTCTTTTGGGCAATCAAATCCATGCCCAAATCATAAAGTCTGGATTGTCCAAGCACACCTATTCTCAAAACAATTTGATTAGTATGTACTCTAAATGTGGAGTCTTAGGCCATGCACTCAgagcgtttgatgaaatgcctgagcGAAATCTTGTTTCTTGGACTTCGATCATGTCGGGAGCAGTTCAGAGTGGTGAACTTGAAATTGGGTTGGAACTTTTTTtggagatgatggaagatgggttcCGGCCGAATGAGTTTGGTTTCAGCAGTGTCCTGAGGGCATGTGCTAATGCGGAGGCAATTGAATTTGGTTCTTGTGTTCATTGTCTTGCATTGAAGATGGGAATTGAGATGAATTTGTTTGTGGGCAGTCTGCTTCTCCACatgtatgcaaaatgtggggatgTGGAAGCGGCAAAGTGCGTGTTTGGGTGTATGAGTGATCGTGACGTGGCCTGTTGGAATGCCATGGTTGGAGGTTATGCGATTAATGGCTATAGCTTTGAAGTGATGGAACTAGTATCTTTTATGCATCGGAATGGATTAGTTATGGATGAATTCACTTTCATAAATGCTCTCAAGGGGTGCTCGATTTCAGGTGATTTGAGTTTTGGCCTGCAGATTCATGGTTTGATTATCCATAATGAGGTGGAGTTCAGTTCCTCGGTGATGAATTCGCTAATCAATCTGTACTTTAAGGCTGGTAGAAAGGACTGGGCTCTGATGCTTTTTAACAGCATGCAACAGAGAGACGTTGTATCTTGGAACACAGTGATTGCTGGCTTTGCTCAAGATGAAAATGTGAGAGAAGTTGTGTGCTTTTTCTCTAAAATGGTATCAACGGGATTGAAGCCGAACCAAATTACTTTGTCAATTTTGTTTAGGTTCTGTGGTGCTGTTGGTGATCTTTTTCTTGGGTTTCAATTCTATTGTCTTGCTTACCGTCTTGGGTTCCTTAATGATGCCCTGGTTGGCAATTCACTTATTGATATGTTCTCTCGATGTGGTGACATCGAGAATGCATCATTCATATTTGAAAGTCTCCCTACTAGAAACGTAATCACATGGAATGAGATGATTGTTGGGTGTAACTTGAATGGATGTAGTATAGAAGCATTACAGCTCTTCCGTAATTTACGTGGATTGGGAATTGAAGTAGATGAGATCACGTGCTCGAGTATTTTAGGGGCTTGTTCTAGACACGAACACCAAGAAATAGGTCGACAGATCCACGCGGGGATTATTAAATCTGGATTTGATTCTCATTGTTTCGTGTGTTGTTCGCTGATCAATGCTTATGCAAGAATTGGATGGGTTGATGATTCGTTTAAGATATTTTGCAGCATTGATGTATTAGATTTGGCATCTTGGGGAGCCATGATTTCCGCTTTTTCACAGGAAGGTTGTAGCTATGAAGCTTTAGTGCTTTTGAACCGCCTCAGAGAGACTGGCGAGAAGCCGGATGAGTTCATATTGGGCAGCACTTTGAACGCATGTGCGAATATTGCTGCTTTTAACCAAAGCAAATGCATCCATTTGTATGTAGTTAAAACGGGATTTGAGAAGCACCTATGCATAGCTAGTGCCATTATAGATGCATATGCTAAATGTGGAGATATTGATAGCTCAAGGAAGGCTTTTGTTCAGTTGTCAAGAGATAATGATGCAATCCTCTTCAACACCATGATCACAGCCTATGCACAACATGGTCTCATTACAGAAGCTATTGGACTCTTCGAGAAAATGAAGCGTGTCAATCTACGGCCAAACCATGCAACTTTCGTGTCGGTTATTTCAGCTTGTAGTCATCTGGGCCTTGTGGACCAGGGGCGCAAGTTCTTTGATTCAATAAGCTCTGATTATGGGATGCACCCATCTGCCGAAAATTTTGCTTGCTTGGTCGATTTACTTGCACGCAGTGGGTTTGTCGAAGAAGCAAAAGAAGTCATTGAAGACATGCCCTTCGAGCCGTGGGCCGCTGTATGGAGATCCTTACTCAGTGGCTGTAGGATTAACGGGAATAGAGAGTTGGGGGAATTGGCTGCGGAGCAGTTGCTTCATTTGATGCCGGACAATGATGCAACCTACGTGTTGTTGTCGAAGGTGTATGCTGAAGAGGGATGTTGGGAAGATGTGGCGAAGGTGAGGAGGACGATGAAAGAAAGAGGAGTTATGAAGGAGCCTGGATACAGTTGGATTGAGATCTAG